The following are encoded together in the Salvia hispanica cultivar TCC Black 2014 chromosome 6, UniMelb_Shisp_WGS_1.0, whole genome shotgun sequence genome:
- the LOC125192386 gene encoding homeobox protein knotted-1-like LET12 encodes MALEDHDDQILPRYSDHHHTSSAAFLDHDAAAWEKERCKADILSHPLYEQLLSAHVACLRIATPVDQLHKIDAQLAESHQIAAKYSLLPPLHHKDLDPFMTQYVLLLSSFKEQLQQHVRVHAMEAVMACWEIEQALQSLTGVAPGEGTGATMSDDEEEEEHADSEINLFDESMDGSDSMGFGPLVPTESERSLMERVKQELKHELKQGYKEKIFDIREEILRKRRAGKLPGDTTSMLKAWWQSHSKWPYPTEEDKARLVQETGLQLKQINNWFINQRKRNWHSNPSTSSSPKSKRKNSAGDKTN; translated from the exons ATGGCGTTGGAGGACCACGACGACCAAATCCTCCCACGCTACTCCGATCACCACCAcacctcctccgccgcctTCCTCGATCACGACGCCGCCGCCTGGGAGAAGGAGAGATGCAAGGCCGACATCCTAAGCCACCCGCTGTACGAGCAGCTGCTGTCGGCGCACGTGGCGTGCCTCCGCATCGCCACTCCCGTGGACCAGCTGCACAAGATCGACGCCCAGCTGGCCGAGTCGCACCAGATTGCCGCCAAGTACTCTCTTCTCCCGCCCCTTCACCACAAGGACCTCGACCCTTTCATG ACACAGTATGTTCTGTTGCTATCCTCATTTAAAGAGCAACTTCAACAACATGTCCGAGTCCATGCCATGGAAGCAGTCATGGCTTGTTGGGAGATTGAGCAGGCATTGCAAAGCTTGACAG GGGTAGCACCGGGTGAAGGAACGGGAGCAACCATGTctgatgatgaggaggaggaggagcatGCGGACAGCGAGATAAACTTGTTCGACGAGAGCATGGATGGATCGGACAGTATGGGATTCGGCCCTCTTGTCCCCACTGAAAGTGAGAGATCTCTGATGGAACGCGTGAAACAAGAGCTCAAACACGAGCTCAAACAG GGTTATAAGGAGAAGATCTTTGATATCAGAGAAGAAATATTGAGAAAGCGAAGAGCAGGAAAGCTGCCCGGTGACACTACATCCATGTTGAAAGCTTGGTGGCAATCACATTCAAAATGGCCATATCCAACA GAGGAAGACAAGGCAAGACTAGTACAGGAAACAGGCTTACAGctgaaacaaataaataattggttTATCAACCAAAGGAAAAGGAATTGGCACAGCAATCCTTCtacatcttcttctccaaaaagCAAGCGCAAGAA TTCTGCAGGTGACAAAACCAACTAA